The segment attataaaattttaactctAATTAAATACgtcttataatatattataaaatattaatgtcTACTCCAACATGAGAAAAATGATCTCTTTCAATCATAAATGCAGTGatataatcaaaaaaatttagacCAACCGTCATAAATTGTGGCCCCTCTCCAGTGTAAGCTCATTGCATACATTCTCTTTTCTCTTACTTTAGGAGAAGGAATTAATGGAGGTCaaaataatagtagtaataagtTGACTGTGGTCGTGTTCTTGTCACATCTTTGATAAATCATCCATGCTACCTTTAATGAATTGCCCAGAAACTACCATGATAtgtttaattattgtatttcttGTTGgtatataatcaaattatatcGTGTAAAATTACGAGTacaaaattttttaaacaaacaaaaaggaaaaattttaaattggtTTATTCTCTCTATTTAATAATACTTGTTCActatactattttaaaatatttaataatatttgttcaCTTTAAAAAATCAATCTATAATTTTACAAGTAGTTTCTTatttatccttattaattatcattGATTATAGTCATTTATCTATTATATTTTGaagacattatatttattatatttaaaggtTGATATACTaaaattatccttttatttataattttcttgaGAGGTGtgtcaaatcaataatattggGCAACTATTATTGGACTCCCTCTTACTTCTccgttttttcttttttagttgtccctaattacttattcattttgacaaattaagaaaaaacaattttttttatctattatatcctcaattaattattttgaaaaaagataaaCTTTTTAAAACCTTAAGTTTTTTAAgtcatccacttcataattaatagagctaaaatgataaattcaatatgtcaataattattttttagtaagTGAATTTAGTAGCGGAGCCAGGATTTTCAATAAGTGggttcaaaatctgaaaaaaaaatagacataaaATAGCCGAAGGAGGTTCgacatttattatatatatctaaataatattttaatcatataaataatatgattttttgcaTGTTCGGATGAACACCCTCATTATAAGGTAGCTCCTCTATTGAGAGTGtcaattgaaaaatgaataaataattaaaaacggAGCAAAATACAATTACGTTTCGCCCTCGAGACAGATTGAAGAAGAGAGCATTTATTTCTGAACAACCAACCAAGCATCATGTCACATAGAAATATGTCACTATTATGCAAAGGGGACACCCTTTATGCCCCACTCTAATTTATGAGTAAATTATTTGTTGTGTATTTAATAGCCTGTCTCTTAACATTCAATAAGGCTTCAAAAGTTGAAGTGTTTGCTATTCATGGCTTCATTCACTAAATATTCAAGTCAAGAGCTAAGAGTTGTAGTAATTGCTAGTGGACTCTTGATCATTGCCTTTTTATATCATGTTCCAATTACAGGTCAGTAGTATTTCATTAAGTGAAATAAatgatacttaattaattattcctTTCTGCCATCTCATCCTCATCCCATAAATACTAATAACAGAAAATATCCTCccatttaattaatgaaattattgttTCCTCTTCCTTGtagttataaaatttaactaTCATAATATATAAGATTAATAGAGTAGTATAAATTCTTGTAGTACTTTAAATATGCATATTAAagttatgtaaaaaaaaaatgatgccATCATTATTTTCCTCTTCTCATGCTTTACtcataaaaatgaagaagaaagagaagaagattGGTCTCTACAAGTTGCATAAATTATTCGCCGTATCTAAATATAATTGATactcttttaaaattttgcatTTAACGAAAGGattcataaatacataaatatttataatttattttagatcgTATAATTACTCGAAAGTACTTTcttatcatttaaaattttgtgcTAGACTCAGCGAAGAGGCCGGgtaataataaatttcttaatttggATCTTTAAATGGTGAGTTGATCAATGAGAGATATTGATGTACAGCCCGACCCGGTAGAGGCGAAGCTAGGTGGGGGTTCATGGGTTCGGACGAACCTGTTAGCTATTTCATAGATTCTATATTTGccttagaaaattaaataaatgtatgCATATTAACATGTGATTTGTGAACACCAAACAAAATTAATGTAAAACCCTCAAACTCCTAACCTTGGCTTCACCTCTGCGTACAGGTGGTGTTGAGGTTCCAAATTGGGGAAAGGGAGCAAGTGGAGTGAAGGTAGGATCAAGGCCACCAAGGTGTAGTGTTGATAAATGCTTGAACTGCAGCCCTTGCATGGCTACCCTAATTGCACCAATTCACCAAGGAAAGCACAAAGCTTCTGCTGCTTCTTCTCAACATGATACTTATTATCTTCTTGCATGGAAATGCAAATGTGGTAATAAGCTTTACCACCCATGATTACTCTACTAGTATATATGTTTGTAATTTTATACCTGAAAGATATCGTCTATACCttctttttcaaaacaaaaacaaaaacaaaatgatGTGTGCTTGTCTAATATATCTCTATATATTGTTGTATAGTTATTAGTTTGTTATGATGTATTTATGAAACATGAGATTTTCTCTTATgatcaatttaattttcaagTCCGTGTCCACTTTATTCATTTAATAAGAATATTCTTATGtacttgtgtgtgtgtgtgtatatatatatatatatatatatataNNNNNNNNNNNNNNNNNNNNNNNNNNNNNNNNNNNNNNNNNNNNNNNNNNNNNNNNNNNNNNNNNNNNNNNNNNNNNNNNNNNNNNNNNNNNNNNNNNNNNNNNNNNNNNNNNNNNNNNNNNNNNNNNNNNNNNNNNNNNNNNNNNNNNNNNNNNNNNNNNNNNNNNNNNNNNNNNNNNNNNNNNNNNNNNNNNNNNNNNNNNNNNNNNNNNNNNNNNNNNNNNNNNNNNNNNNNNNNNNNNNNNNNNNNNNNNNNNNNNNNNNNNNNNNNNNNNNNNNNNNNNNNNNNNNNNNNNNNNNNNNNNNNNNNNNNNNNNNNNNNNNNNNNNNNNNNNNNNNNNNNNNNNNNNNNNNNNNNNNNNNNNNNNNNNNNNNNNNNNNNNNNNNNNNNNNNNNNNNNNNNNNNNNNNNNNNNNNNNNNNNNNNNNNNNNNNNNNNNNNNNNNNNNNNNNNNNNNNNNNNNNNNNNNNNNNNNNNNNNNNNNNNNNNNNNNNNNNNNNNNNNNNNNNNNNNNNNNNNNNNNNNNNNNNNNNNNNNNNNNNNNNNNNNNNNNNNNNNNNNNNNNNNNNNNNNNNNNNNNNNNNNNNNNNNNNNNNNNNNNNNNNNNNTATATTAACAGAATGTGTTTGCCCATTAGAGATATATCGGTTTTGAAAAAGGTGTGTTTTTTTGTAATGATCAGGTTCCGTCGTTATAGAAAATCCAACGGGGAAAATTTTGGACCGGAAAATTTTTTGGTAGTAACTTGAAATTTCCCATCCTAGTGCAAATTTGGACGAAATCGGAGTCTTTAAAGTCTAGGGAAATCTGAAACAATTGAATgatcattatgaatttgatcaCATGAGTAGATAGTAAGGCGTTGAGGAACCCGTATAACTTTACATACAGTTGGCTAAGGTGTTGTGAAGGAGATAGAGAGGTTGCATGGGGTGCCCCTTTCCATTATCTCATAACATGATATCCAATTTACATCCAAGTTTCTGAGGAAGTAACACGACGAATTGGGCACACAACTTACTTTTAGTTCAACCTTCCATTTGCGGACGGATGGACAGTCAGAGAGGACTATTCAAGCGTTATAAGACATGTTGAGGGTATGTGTAGTTGACTTTGGAGGACATTGGGATAATTTTTATCCTTGTGTcagttttcttataataataattatcactCTAGCATTGATATGACTCCATTTGTGGCACTTTATGGGAGAGGACGTAGATCACCCATAGGTTGGTTTGAGGCTAGAGATGTAAAATCTTTGGGGGTGAACTTAGTAAAGGATGTTCAAGAATAGGTAAGGAGTATTCAAGCTAAGCTTCTAGCAGCCTAGAGTAAATAGAAGAAGTATGTGGATCATAAGATAAGAGATATGACATTTCATACTGGTGAAAATGTTCTTCTTAatgtatcacccatgaaaggggtgatgagagatttggcaagaagggCAAACTAAGTCCACGATACATTGGTCCCTTTGAGGTTCTTGAATGTGTGGGGTCCATGACTTGTAGATTAACTTTACCTCCTAACTTATCGAGAATTCATCGGTATTTCATGTTTCCATGTTGAAGAGATATCATGGCAACAAAGATTATATCATTAAGTGGGACTCGATTGTATTAGACAAAGACCTCTAATATGACGAGGAACTAATTGCAATTCTTGGTCGTGAAGTGCATAAACTGAGGACCAAGGAGATTAAGTCCGTGATAGTTCAATGGAAGCATAATCCAtttgaggaagctacttgggaaacTGAGAAGGACATGCAAGACAAGTATCCCCAATTGTTCGTGGATTCATGTACTACTCCATTCTTACTTTAGATCTTTTTTCTAGTTTTACTCGGGGACGAGTGAGGGGTAAAAAGGTATCTATTATAACGACCAGATTCTGTCGTTAGAAAAGTCAAATGGGAAAAATTTTGGGCCGGAAATTCTTTTGGTAGTAACTTGAAGTTTCTCAACCTAGTTTAGATTTGGACGAAATAGGAGTCCTTAAGTTCTAGGGAAATATGGTAACAATTGGGTGATCTagttaaaaattcaattacatGAGTAGATAGTTAAGGCGTTAACGAACGCGTACAATTTGACGGAATTGAATTCTGTGAGTAGAACTCCCAAAACTGATGATAGCGCGAACGAGTAGTTTCTGAGTGTTGTTGGTTAAATGTATGTTTTGAAATGGGGATTTGAAACTCAAAATTTAATGTTATGTTTTCGTGCAAACCGTTATGACATGATTATTATTGCTAGGGTGGGACATTGTAGTGGGTGAGGTACGCCGTGGCGGGACATACAcaacttaaattcataaataaactcCAAAAATTTTTGGGTAATTAGTGATCATTTATTGATTCCCGTTTCATTACGATTGTtggtagaccaagaacaagcggaGCGAATACGGAAAGGGaagaatcaagtttcttaggggattcaagctttgttcgaggtaggtgatggttgtgatttcatgatcGTGTAATGTATGTTTcttcttgcttcattatgatgcatgtatgtatgtgaatgttgcGTTATTGATTACACTAATGTAAATGAGTATGAATGAATAACTATATGTCATCAATAACTTCTTGATTctatgatcatttaaaatatatttgtgaTTGTGGTATGTTGAATGGATCGATTGCCACGTACCTGCATAATAATTGGGATCGATTGTTATATTCCGACATTATATGAGATTGGTTGCCATATTCTGGCATAAACATTGAATCATGTACCACGATCCGGTACACTAACAATTTGATTTTGGactccatgagaggaccaatgacttgatatataaatgcatatttttgagAATATGATAAtcgatattgtatatgtttggtatattgcatgtttatgaTGTTGTATTTACTTAGTTATGTTGCGCTTAGTAGGATAGCCGTGTGATTACCCGCACACGGTGGTTGTGTATTGATACTCCACTTGCTCTTAATTTTGATGAGTACAAGACATCTTCAAGAAGCTATTGACAAATCTCGCTTCGAAGATCAGTGATCGtttcgaattcaagggtgagttAGTTCTTTCGGACTGCCTTGGGTTCTTTTTTTGCTCTGTCCGTTTCATTCGAACTTAGACTTTCTAGTTAGTTATTAGTGCATTACTTTGGGGTTGTAACCCTTCTTTTTTAGACTTATGAATCTTGTTAGAATTTTTGTATATTGACTTTCAGGTTATACGTTATTTGTTTTGGATTGTTTAGTTGAGTTGTTAGATCTTTTGGAAGTTTATGGCAACAtcattatttagttatttaaacaTGCTTCCATGGctttaaaattgtttagttGGTGAGTAGTTATGGTCTCCTACAGGGAGGTTGGCCACTCACGACGGTCTGGATTGTGACATTGTTTCTCCATAAATTACAATGTTTTCTCTGCGAATTAACATTAGAAAAATTCTGCTAGTAtcttttagtgacttgttgtaTAATGATGAAGATCATCACAGTTTTtcctaaatttataatataagcAATACTCACTACTATACAAACTGTCGAAAAGTGAAGGCCAAAAGTGACGGATTGCgtcatttttttggttaaaatcaACGGAAAAGCGACGCAGTCAAGTTTGTCGCTTTTCAGAAAACAACAAACCgcatcactttttttttttaaaaaaattaatgtttgaaTAACTGATGTCGTCCATCGCTTTTTTGTtatctttagtttttttttaattttcaaaaagcGACACAATCCATcactttctttaattttgtaattttataaaatcttgaaaagtaACGGTCAATGAGACGCCGGCtatcacattttttaattttattttttgaaaatttcaggAAAGCGATGCATTTCCTCACTTTTCaggaaattaaattttgaaaaatcaaaaaagtgACCTACTAAAGGACCTTGGACAAAAATAAGCCGAACACAATTTGcttataaaacatttttcaaataattagcCAAATATAAATtgttacatttttcaaaaataatttttaaaaagctatttttttttttaaaaatacttctaaaacTAAGCAGATTTCTAACATACTCTAACTCTTTTGTATGGTAAAAGTAGGGTTGGGCATAATCTggttcaaacaaaaaaatcgatcaaattgaacattttttatttcaatttcgttttttcaatttatttagttTGTGTTGGTTTGAAAATTCAGTATTTCGGTTATtcgattcatttttttttttgattttgaacaaattcatttgttttaactgaaaaaacttaatttaataaaactAATGACTAGTCTCTTAGGGCCGTTTggtttgaatataaaaaatgatgGGATTAGTTATGATGGTATAACTTATGCTGGGATTAGTTATTCtgagattatttttattgactgTTACGTTTGTTGTATTTAAACTAATAACCATTGCATACTTTCTAAATTGAAGTTGtttgtttacaaaaataccctccatcttatttagatttttaaataattttttgtgaagttctaattattcactttttaaacaaatcaaataaatctCAATTGCTTAAATTTGCATTCCACGCGAATCAACATAGACTCGTGGGAAACATCTCCTCTTTGATAAGGATAAGGTTACAGAGTCCTAGTACTTTAGTATGTTTGAGTCATATATGTAATTAGTTACTCCTCTCTTTAGTCTCTTACTTTCAACATACTCCTTTCTCTTCTATACCTGTTCATGTATAAATACCACACATTGTATCAACAATACTTAACGCTTTTATAATCATATACAAGTCTTATATGGTATCAAGAGCCTCCGACCACTCTTAAGAGTATTTCTGAtcgtctttttttttcttttttaaagaattCCAACTCTTTTTTCCTAGAATTCCTGCAACTTCCTCCTCTCCTAACTCTCCAACAATCACTCTCAATCAAGGGGATGTCGTTCAGCACTCTCAATTAATCTCTTTTAACTCTGTGTCTCAGCTAAAATGCGAATTATCCAACTTGAAAATCCCAAGTTACCACTCTTGTTTGACAACGATCTtcttacctttattgatgatcaCTTACCGTCCCAACTGTGCACATTCTGGACAAAGACAATACCCAAATGCCTAATCCCTACTTGAGATTGTGACAGCGACAAGACAATCTTATTCGTAATGTCATAATGGCATCAGTtgattgtcacgccccgagcctacaccgtGGACGGGAATGACACTCTAGAACCATTATGGGCCCAAAGAGAACCCTTGGCCTGTCTAGACTCTCAGCAGAACACTTACTcaacaaaaaattacataaatacaaTCTTATTAAACTATCTAAATAGATAAACTGAGAATGTTTTAGAATTAACATTCAACTTGACCAAAATGACAACTCACGTCTAATAATAGAACGACTAAAATGCAAAGAGTAAAGAACTGTAGTTATCTGTTTATGAAGCCTCTAGTAATATGAGGGATGTCGGGAAAAGACCcccgatcatcctaacaactgaaataccaagaagaatatgaaaaggGATCTTCCGAAAGGCAAGAAGTCTCACCAAAAGAATATGAATGCTCAACTAGATCAATGGGGCGCTGGAggttgatcctagttacctgtaTCTGCATAATTAAATGATACAGGATAAATGACATCAGTACATCATGTACAAATGTGTGAGGGAAAATCTAAACAAACATAAGCTTAAACGGGAAGAAACACTTGCCTCttctcaactcaactcaactcaactcttttcaacataaaacataaataaagatAACAACTCAGTGCAtttaaaaacaaacaacaagTCAATTTGTATATGAAAATCAGGTAACTCTATGCATATAAGTATGCAAAATAtgtctgtgggagtttctctaaccgacaactatCTCTATGCGCTTAAGTGATGGTATATCATCTTACCTCACGCTTCCAAggccatcctataccttgccggGGTATAGATTCTAACccactaagtggatccactagtctatgctaaaagaATTcagaaatcatctaaaaagtatgacccttttctacctatgttggctacatggttatGATAACTTCGAATTTTCTGAACTCAAATATGTCTCCAAGTCGGTGCTTATTACTACTCCTAAAATATACTATCTCATATATAACGACCCTTATGGTCGTTTAAAGTACTAGagcttttatttcataaaatactttttgataGACTCTAAATGGATATTTTTAACTATTCATAACTACAACGATAAAATTAATAGGGTatttttaatagtttatttagttgatggttaaggaatataacATTAGAATTTATGGTGGAccacttttactatttttataattagtcttTTAATAATTAGGGTATACACAATTtgtagaaaagaagaaaattaaaaaagaggCGCACAATGggagaagaaaaacaaatcGAAAAGAAGAACGACGAACAACATGTAAGCATTAATTGCCTCAATCACTGCATTTGTTTATATACATATTATGTCgtattatcattaatttattattattattatttatattttatttcaaagttgAGTGAATAGGAATCAATTtagatctaagtaggtggcattattcttgaacatttaattcacgtatgatttatgtatcaatacggcaATTtggggcaagggaacccaagttcgaaccccttggacaatacttacatttttccttgactttatttttagtcttcatgacattgggaccctaggtcgagccccaacatcaacattctatctttatttttctccttggattCTCCTCTTATTTAGCCTAAGgattgtgggatcgaacccccacaaccccttttatttttcctttaaaatttaattcctCTTGTCCAATTTCGCATAGagcatgaggttgtgggatcaaacccccacaacctctctttaattattctttaattcGCTAGGGACTATGAGGTTGTGGATTCGAacacccacaacctccttattttatttttatttgaagtttgaCTTAGCTATGCATTGGAAGTGAGGTTGTAAgatcgagcccccacagcctcactttattttccttttatttctccctttctcctttacatccttgaggtcgtgggtttgattcccacgcctcacacttcctttcttttattttctttcatttcattcgctgcctggaggtcgtgggttcgattcccacgcctcccattttattttattaatttttgtgcCCTACACTTTCAGCCAGCATCCCCCATTTCTATCCCCCCTGACCCCATATCTTTTCTTGCGAATTTAAGGCTTCACACGGATGAGGTCACAGGTTCCAATTCTGGTGGCCTCATCCCTTTTAAAACcaattaaatttccagattacTCCTCTATACTTTAGCCTAGGCGAAACTTGTTGTTTTTGCTGGaaaattagtcattttcttaccttattttcaccaatatttccacttgaaaacttagGAAAAGTCATGGATCATTTAACATCTTTTTGGGGTAGATTTCATGGATTTGTTTAACAATTCttaggtgtagattcattgttgttttagctgCAACTTTCCACTTAAAATCAGTCACATacacctcatatgaacatca is part of the Solanum pennellii chromosome 8, SPENNV200 genome and harbors:
- the LOC107027974 gene encoding uncharacterized protein LOC107027974 isoform X1, which codes for MASFTKYSSQELRVVVIASGLLIIAFLYHVPITGGVEVPNWGKGASGVKVGSRPPRCSVDKCLNCSPCMATLIAPIHQGKHKASAASSQHDTYYLLAWKCKCDQEQAERIRKGKNQVS
- the LOC107027974 gene encoding EPIDERMAL PATTERNING FACTOR-like protein 2 isoform X2, coding for MASFTKYSSQELRVVVIASGLLIIAFLYHVPITGGVEVPNWGKGASGVKVGSRPPRCSVDKCLNCSPCMATLIAPIHQGKHKASAASSQHDTYYLLAWKCKCGNKLYHP